From the Hordeum vulgare subsp. vulgare chromosome 1H, MorexV3_pseudomolecules_assembly, whole genome shotgun sequence genome, the window TTACACTCCCATATCCCATAGCCCATAACACATTATATCTGCTATTGACGAGCGTTCATGAGCTTAACGAGCTTTAAACGAAGATACCCTAATAGGGTTTCCTGCTTGTTAAGCTTAACGAGCACGAGCTTAATAAGCCAAGCCTTGACGAGGCGAGCAGCTTATTAATTCATCCCTATTAGTGGGCTCGTAGATCATGCGTACATCATATAAATATTTAAAAGCATCTACAACAGAATCCTTTAAACCCGTCTTAAATGATCGGACAACCCGCTCGTCGGTCATAAAAATTTGATTCAGCCGAATCCCTCATATCCATCTTAAACGTCCGGACTGATCGACATCCTTTATATCCATTTTAAATATGAGGATGATATGATAGCTCGCGGACACACCCGGGCACGTCTGATCAGTCCACCACGTAGAACGCGACCCCATCCAGAATCATCTATTTTCTTTCTTTATTCAatcctttttctctctttttttctccatCAATCACGTGTAAGTGACCAGACATATTAGTGTGGATGAAAACGTAGAGATTCAAAACGGATTTGTAAGTTCCGGCCGTAGATGCTCTGAGGAAGGTGATTTAGATAAAAATTTCGAAATTTCACTCGCATAGTATTTACCCAAGCTGTTGCTCTGTTTTTTCGttggtttggtgtttggtgtTGCACCCGGCGCACcgaaccaccgccaccaccatccCGCAACGGTCTGCTCGCCGGAGTCCAACCCGACAAGCAATAAGTAGCACTCATCCGATCCTCCTACTGCTACCACCTCATCTCCTTCCCGAAACGGCTACTTCTCCTCGCCGGCCACCTCCGAGGACCTCCTTCCGGCGCCTCACGATGCCGCCGGCGGCGCCGCGCAAGCGCCTGTGCCGCGCGGTTCTCGTCGTCGCCGGAGCGGGGTACctcgccttcctcctcctcttcgagcTCCCTTCCCTGCCATTCTCGTCCCCGTCCTCGCCGTCGTCTTCGCTGACCACCCACCGCTCCCGCCGCCGCGAGCTCGAGGCCTCGGCCTTCCCCTCCTCGCGCTTCTCCCCCTCCCGGCCGGCGTTCCCGGCGGCCGTGTCCCCCTCCCCGTCCTCTCCGCCGCCGCTCCCcatcttctcctccctcctcgtCCTCCCCAGGTCCAACGCCACCGCGACCCCCTTCGACGGCGCCGCGGCCGACGCCTTCTCCGCCGCAAGGCCGCATCTTGCTCACCTCCAGGCCGCCGCATCCGCATCCGCCACCTCCGCgtccccgtccccgcccccgtCCTCCCCGATCTGCCCGCAATCCATCTCGCTCCACGCGGACAAGCTCCCCGCCGACGGGGTCCGGACGGTGGAGCTGCCGTGCGGGCTCGCGGTGGGGTCGCACGTGACGGTGGTGGCGCGCCCGAGGCCCGCGCGGCCCGAGTACGACCCCAAGATCGCCCAGCGCAAGGACGGCGGGAAGACGCCGCTCATGGTGTCGCAGTTCATGGTGGAGCTGGTGGGCACCAAGGTGGTGGACGGCGAGGCGCCGCCCAGGATCCTGCACTTCAACCCCAGGATCCGCGGGGACTACAGCGGCAAGCCGGTGATTGAGATGAACAGCTGCTACCGGATGCAGTGGGCGCGCTCGCACCGCTGCGAGGGCTTCGCCTCCCGCCCCGCCGAAGAAACTGGTGAGTCGAGCTCCAGATTTGCTTGCTTAATTCCTTCACCACCTTAGCTAGTTGAATCCGTGTTGATTTAATTTGGCTTTCATCTTGCAATCTCGTGTTCTTCCCTTATTTACTGATCTATCTGACTTAAAAGAGGACTGGATTGAGGCTGGTAGGAATTAGGAAGGGATGGATGCCATCAATTTCAGTGGTCTGATTGTGTGTACTACTAACAGCGTAGAAAAAAGTGCAAACTTTGGCAAGAAATTTCCAGAGAGGGTTCGATTTCTTTTGCTTTATGGAGAATGTTCCTGATGCTGATTGTTCGTAATTTGTCAAATTAGTGGAATATTATTAGTATAAGAAATAGAGAAATCGTGATTTGAGGATTACAGCAATGATGTGAGTTTGAGTTCAACATGGGGGTGGGTACTTGAACTCCCTGTTCCCATTTCTTCTTAGCCAATCAGTGAAGGCAGATCACAAATAATTGAGTGCTTAATTAGTTGTGCATATCTAGTCTGATTGTTCCATTAGTTGGTTGCAACCAAGTTAGTTCAGCAATTATTCTCTTGTTTGGAAAGGCTGCTTAGTGAAGCTTCTCTAATTATATTTGGGTTGCTATTCCGAGGAAGTAGGCATTTTCGTCTTTCTGCAACACATCCATTCCTTTTTTTCCAAATCAATCTAAAGTGAGTTGAAATCAGACTTTCTTTTATTTCAAGCAGCATACATACCGATATTTCTGTGTAAAAATGGCATGTTGACGTGGTTTGATCTTTCAGTTGATGCTCAACTCAAGTGTGAGAAATGGATTCGGGATGATGACAACAAGTCGGAGGAGTCAAAGATGAAGTGGTGGGTGAAACGTTTAATTGGCAGGTCAAAGGATGTGCACATCAGTTGGCCTTACCCATTCGCAGAAGGCAAGTTGTTTGTTTTGACCCTCACCGCTGGTTTGGAAGGTTACCATGTCAATGTTGATGGGAGGCATGTCACTTCGTTTCCTTACCGCACTGTAAGTTCGTCCGTCGAAAATCCTCACTTCACAAATCTGGTTCAATTACGTGAGTAGCCACCTGAGATGCATATGTGATTTTGGTGGTCTCTACAGGGTTACACTCTTGAGGATGCAACTGGATTGTCTATCAATGGAGACATTGATATTGAGTCAATTTTTGCTAGTTCTCTGCCCAGTTCA encodes:
- the LOC123445865 gene encoding hydroxyproline O-galactosyltransferase GALT5-like — encoded protein: MPPAAPRKRLCRAVLVVAGAGYLAFLLLFELPSLPFSSPSSPSSSLTTHRSRRRELEASAFPSSRFSPSRPAFPAAVSPSPSSPPPLPIFSSLLVLPRSNATATPFDGAAADAFSAARPHLAHLQAAASASATSASPSPPPSSPICPQSISLHADKLPADGVRTVELPCGLAVGSHVTVVARPRPARPEYDPKIAQRKDGGKTPLMVSQFMVELVGTKVVDGEAPPRILHFNPRIRGDYSGKPVIEMNSCYRMQWARSHRCEGFASRPAEETVDAQLKCEKWIRDDDNKSEESKMKWWVKRLIGRSKDVHISWPYPFAEGKLFVLTLTAGLEGYHVNVDGRHVTSFPYRTGYTLEDATGLSINGDIDIESIFASSLPSSHPSFSPERYLEMSEQWRAPPLPTEPVELFIGILSAASHFAERMAVRKSWMMYTRKSSNIVARFFVALNGKMEVNAELKREAEFFQDIVIVPFMDSYDLVVLKTIAIAEYGVRVIPAKYVMKCDDDTFVRIDSVLDQVKKVKSDKSVYVGSMNYYHRPLRSGKWAVTYEEWPEEAYPSYANGPGYVISSDIARYIVSEFDNQTLRLFKMEDVSMGMWVEKFNITRRPVEYRHDVRFYQAGCFDGYITAHYQSPQHMICLWRKLQSGSTHCCNVR